From the genome of Leishmania donovani BPK282A1 complete genome, chromosome 10, one region includes:
- a CDS encoding rab1 small GTP-binding protein, putative produces MANPNTPGGDCDYIFKIIVIGDSGVGKSSLTVRLSEDVFYKDYASTIAIDFRMHQMNYMDKRVRLQIWDTAGQERFQSVATAFYRGANGVLLCFDLTHRPSFIHLEQWMERVKQQALPGIPCLLVGCKSDEARSSRQVTREEAVAWAQQHNMAFIETSAKEKENVQTAFQQITKFIFEDMKERNGKTPTAGDNAAGRSQSVNFDRQRSNRKESKCC; encoded by the coding sequence ATGGCCAACCCCAACACGCCCGGCGGTGACTGCGACTACATCTTCAAGATCATTGTCATTGGTGACAGTGGCGTAGGCAAGTCATCCTTGACGGTGCGTCTCTCCGAAGATGTCTTCTACAAGGACTACGCCTCCACCATCGCCATCGACTTTCGCATGCACCAGATGAACTACATGGACAAGCGCGTCCGCCTTCAGATTTGGGACACGGCCGGCCAGGAGCGCTTCCAGTCCGTCGCCACGGCGTTCTACCGCGGCGCCAATGGggtgctgctctgcttcGACCTCACCCACCGCCCGTCCTTTATACACCTAGAGCAGTGGATGGAACGCGTGAAGCAGCAGGCTCTCCCCGGTATCCCGTGTCTGCTGGTGGGGTGCAAAAGCGATGAGGCGCGCTCCAGCCGCCAGGTgacgcgcgaggaggcggtagCCTGGGCTCAGCAACACAACATGGCCTTCATCGAGACGAGCGccaaggagaaggagaatGTGCAGACGGCTTTCCAGCAGATCACCAAGTTCATCTTCGAGGACATGAAGGAGCGCAACGGCAAGACACCGACGGCTGGAGACAACGCAGCTGGCCGCTCTCAGAGCGTTAACTTCGATCGCCAGCGGAGCAACCGCAAGGAGAGCAAGTGCTGCTAG